GTTGTCGTATCCCTTATCCGCGCCAAGCGTGAGCTGCCGCATCAAACCAGGTGCATGGCGGTGGACCATGTCAAGCGCGGCTGTGCGCTCGGCGCGTCCGGTCGCGTCGATAGCTAAGCCTGCACGATCATTCCGTTTCGGTTTTCCATCAACGTATGCCCCATGAAGCACAGCACAGCGCCCGAGCCGGATGATTTCTTGTAGAACCGCGCGTCCTGATCTGTGACCGAGGCATGGGTGGCGTTTGATCGTTTCTCACCTTTGAAGCTAATGTCGGCGTTGCGGGATTTGCTGTGCATTGGCGGGGTCTCGGGCATGTAGGGTTTTTCGGATTTGGCTGGGGTTTTGTCAGATGGCGGCGGCGGGTCATGCGGATTGCTCCCTTCCGGCAGCGCTTTGGGTTGAAAGCTCTTCATAGAAGCCCGTGCCTTGATGAGGGTACCATCGACCGAGAAGTGCTCATCCGACAACGACGGCGCGACCTCGGGGTGGGCCAAAATCGCGGCCATCACCTTGCGGGACATATCTGTGGTCAGTAGCCAATCGCGGTTCTTGGTGAAGACCGTTGCGACCCAGACTGGATCGTCGATGCCAAGCCCGACAAACCAGCGAAACATCAGGTTGTAATTCATTTGTTCCATCATCTGCCGCTCAGAGCGGATCGAAAACAGAATTTGCAACAAGCTTGCCCGGATCAGCCTCTCCGGCGCGATGGAGGGGCGGCCTTCATCGGAATAATGCGCCGCGAAATCAGTATCCAGACCGCGAAGCGCGTCATTCACAATACGCCTGATCAAGCGCAGTGGGTGTTTTGCTGGTATCCGCTCTTCGAAATCAACATAACTGAATAAGGCACCCATCGTCTCGTCCGATCCACGCATTCGCAACTCCAGTATCCTCCAAAACATTTGAATCACGGGCGAAAAGCCATGTCGATAAGGGGTTTTTCAGCAGCCTGCTGAAGGCCCAAAAAACGAGTTCTACCAACGATCCCGGCTCTCAGCGTCCTGACCTGGCGTGTCACGTATCGGGGCATGCAAACAGGTCGCCGCATACGACTGAGCCTCGATCAACTCTGCTTTGATTTGGGGCAAGACGGCTGGCCAAGCCTTGTTGCCAAAATTAAATCGTATCCAGAGAGCCCGCACGTTTCTATGGCTCCACCGCCGAAAAGGCCGCGCGCCATGACTTATCTCATAGTTCATGAGCTTGAACTGCCGGGCTCCGGCTTCGTGTTCCCAAAGATCCACATGCGTTGGGATATCCCGTTCATTGAGCCATCTACCGATCTGGCTAATACCAAATTCATAAACGGTTTCACCGAGGTCGATGGTTTCATTCGCGCCTTCCTGAATGTCTTTTGTCTGATGTCAGACAGGTTCAAACTGCCGACCAAGCGCAAGCTCGCGTCTCGACAAGGACGTTGAAAGTGTTGTTGAACATCCCGAGATCGCACTTTAAATTCTGCGGAAACAATATACACTTTGCCTCTATGCTAGTTCTGGTTTCGAGTGAGAATCCGGATGAGCTCGCTCTTACGCTTCGGAGTTCCATTTGAGGTTTGTCTTTCCGATACTCTTTCTCTTGATCTTGCCAGAATTGGTCATCGCCAACCAGCTATGGAAGAGCCTTGGCGAGTGGACGATCCAAGTAAAGACTGATGATGCCAGTCGATGCTTTGCCTCCCGAAAACTCGGAGACGGTAGTGAAGTCCAATTGGGAGCCGAGCCGACTTTGGATGGCGGATTTTTTGCAATTTACAATTCCGATTGGACGCATATTTCTGACGGGGTGACGGGCGAAGTCGAATTTGACTTTGGTCGTTCTCGATTTGGCGGGGCAGCGCTCGGAAAAATCGAAAACGGCATGCCTGGCGGCTACGTCTTTTTCAACAATCCAGCCTTCGTTCAAGAATTTGCACGCAGGCAAACAGTCCGCATCATCGGCAGTGGCGGCGCGCAATTCGAGCTTGATCTGACAGGAACAAGCCGGGCTATCCGTGAGGTTCTCGCGTGTCAGGACGCCCAGCCCGTGCCAGTAAACAGCGAGTGACGCAAAATCCTAACGCAGTTGGAAAATATCCGGCCGACAAGGTTCGCGGTCAGCAGGCATTTCATCTGCACCGTCAGCGCGTACGCTCCGAGACCCACCAATATCAAGTTTGAAACGCGGATCCGACAGTTTTCCCGTTACGTCAAATGGCCAAGCCGACCGTGCGAGCGGTTTGCCTACAGGACGGGGCTCAGCTCTGACGGCAACGGTATCCCGTTTCAGGTCGACAGATCCCTTGGCGACCAGTTGGACACTTTCTGTTTCGGCAACAACCGCATCAAAAGATACACCTTCGCCGTTGATGTCGATGGGAATGTCTACGCAAACCACATTTGTGTAACCCTGCCTGAGTTCTTCCGAGAAAAGCCATGGAAAAACACCCAGACCGGCAAGCTCCAACAGGCTTGTGGCGACCTGACCGTTGCGCATCTCGATCTGGGCCGTGCCCACCATCGTCTCGAGAAAGACGGTCGCAGAAGAAAGGTTACCTGAAACATTGAACCGTCCGCTTAAATCTCCATCGGCGTCGAAGTCAACATTGACCTCTTTCAGTATTTCTCCAAGCGTCCAGCCCGAAGTTGATCCTGAAAGTGAAACATACTTTGGGTTTTCCATTGCGTCTGCATTGGCTTCAAATTCGAAAACTCCCCCACCATAAGAGAACTTAACAGGCCCGAGGCGCGCTTTGCCGCCCTCAGATACGAAATCACTCGACAGGCTGGTAATGCCTTGGACGCCTTGGATCTTCTTGAATTCCAACCGTCCATAAAGGTCCGTGTTTCGCAAAAAACTGTCGAAATCAGTGAGATCTCCCGCCGACGTGTCTGTCTTGTTCTCGCCGTCATCCGCAGCCGGGGTATCTTTGGTTACTTCGTCCGCTACGCTGGCTTCGGGAAGCACCAAAGGCTGTAACGCGACCTCGTTGGCGTCAGGCGTCGCAGCATTTTCTGAAGACCCGGATTGTTGCCCGATTTTGCCGAGTTCACGCAGCCCGGCCACGGCATTCTGCAAATCGCTTAACACCAAATCGTCGCTGACCATTGAAATTCGCAGCACCTGACGATCGTTTTCCTCTCTCGCCGTTACTGCGCTTTTAACTTCCGAGGTTCCGGCTGCAAGTCCCAAATCGCCGGACCAACCGCCCGCCTCACCCCGCGCTGAAACATCGAAAGCAAAAGCACCGGTGTCAACGGGTTCGAGGCCCAAGGCTCGCAGGAAATCCGCCCCGCTCGCAATCCCCAAACTGAAATCCGCCCGCAGATCGTCCAACGCTCTCACATCGCCGGTATGGATATTTGCCTGCATACGCCAAACGTCAGTATCAACAGCACGCGCCTGCAGTTTTGTCAGTGCCAGCGCCCCGGCCGAGTCATCCAGTGCGAATTCCGCCTCAACACCGCCAAATGCGTCCGCAGCGCTCGCATCCAGGCCCGTCAAAACCAGCGATGCCGGTGCGTCGATCCGACCCTCCAAGTCAAGATCCTGCAGGTCGAGAACATTATAGATGTTCCCATTCGCCACCAATATCGGGCTTTCTTCTGGTCCCGCTTGCAGAAAAATGTCCTCGAGAGCCAGTGTGCCTTCTTCCGTGCGGCGAATTTGACCGATGGAAACCGGCCCAACTTTCTCCAACCCCTGTTCAAAAGCGTTGGTCGAAAGAACCAAGCCGTCCAGTTCCAAAGCGTCTTCCCGCGTGATGATCCGGCTTGAAATTTGCGTGAGCTTCAACTCAGAAAGCTCTTTTGCACGCGGTGGCGCATTGTTTTCACCGTGTAGCCGTGCATCAAATGTCAAGTCAACGCCAAGCAGTTTGGTTGCATTTTCAATGCGCCCGTTGATCGATATCAGCTGTCCTTCCTCCAATTCCAATGCGGCACTCAGGTCAGAGAATTTGGTCCCACCCGAACTGTTGTCGATCTGTGCCTTCAAAGTGCCCGATCCGTCGAAAGACCGTTTGAGCTTCAAAACATCCAGCAAGTCTCCCGCGCCTGCCACGTTGATGTCGAGCTGGCCGGTGAAACCCGTTGCGTAATCTGACCCTGCCGGTGCGCCGTCAAAGGACAGAGAAACAGAACTGAATTCCGCATGCGTCTCAAAGGGGGCAGATTCCGGATAATTCCCTTCAAGCACAAAGGGTTGCCCATTTACCATACCGGTGCTCGAAACCTTTAAAGTCTTCCCGGCATCAAGCTGTTCAAGAGTAAAATCGTCGAGCAAAAATGCAAACTCGAAACCGGTAATCTCATCATCCACGACCAGGCCAACATTGCTCAACGAGACAGTCCGCGATTTCAAAAACGCAAGAAGCCCTTCTTGTCCCGCGTCTGTGTCCCGATTTTGCGTTGCCGATGTGTCCGGTGCGTCAGCCGACCCGGAAGGACCCGGGGCCATCGAGGTCATTTCACGCTCACTGAAGCTCGTTGCGCCATCCTCCCGCACAAACAGATTCACCTGCAGACCGTCGACAAAGAGATTGTTCAAATCCAGACGCCCGTCCAGAAGCGCCAACAGATCAATGTCAAAGTCCAGACTATCAAGCTTTGCAAGATCTACTTCAGTCAGGTTCTCACTGGGAATTTGCACGCCCTTTGCGCGAATACGGCTTGTCGGGCCTACGGCAACACTCACGTCTCCGTTTACGAGAAGCGGTTGGCCAATCTGTTCGGTCAACAAGTCGGAAACCAGAGCACTCCGAAACCCGCTAAAAAAGGGAACCGCGAGGACGGCCCACGCCAACCCGATCAGGATCAAGAGAAGAGCGATGGCGGCCAATGTTATGCGTGCGATCGGCTTCAGCATTCCGACCCTTCCTTGTTTTTAGCGTTCCGCGTCAGATCGCCAGCATGACATCCGCAATGGAAAAGGCAAACCCAAGATGCGTTGATTTTACGCCGTAACTACACCTATTTTTCGGTCAATTCCGGAATACGCAAAGACGTTTCAAGTACAGCCGGTTGCTCATGCGGATCGTCTCGCGATGATCGAAAGGTCGCTCGAAGTTCTCTACTGCATTGGGATCAGCTTTTGCGTCGTTCCGACCGCCGCAGTGATTGCGGCGTCAATCACGTGGCTGGCCGTTCGTGACTTGGGCGTTGTTTGACGCAAGGAGAGTTGCGTCCCGCGACCGACCAAGTGTCAATAATCTCTTCCAGTGCGGCACGCCTCATTTCAGATCGGCCCCATCACTCGCCACGCTTTTGTCGAGAAAATGCCGACGCCGCTGGCTTGTGTTGATCTCTTTGGAACATGAGCTTAGCGCCTCGGGTTTTTGACCCCGCCGGATTGCGCTTGATGCGCAGCATCGCCAGCCCGGCTTTTTCCAAACCTTTATGAAATCCTTTGTTCACTTTACCTTCCCTTGTGAAGCTGGGCCATGGA
This genomic interval from Paracoccaceae bacterium contains the following:
- a CDS encoding AsmA family protein, whose product is MLKPIARITLAAIALLLILIGLAWAVLAVPFFSGFRSALVSDLLTEQIGQPLLVNGDVSVAVGPTSRIRAKGVQIPSENLTEVDLAKLDSLDFDIDLLALLDGRLDLNNLFVDGLQVNLFVREDGATSFSEREMTSMAPGPSGSADAPDTSATQNRDTDAGQEGLLAFLKSRTVSLSNVGLVVDDEITGFEFAFLLDDFTLEQLDAGKTLKVSSTGMVNGQPFVLEGNYPESAPFETHAEFSSVSLSFDGAPAGSDYATGFTGQLDINVAGAGDLLDVLKLKRSFDGSGTLKAQIDNSSGGTKFSDLSAALELEEGQLISINGRIENATKLLGVDLTFDARLHGENNAPPRAKELSELKLTQISSRIITREDALELDGLVLSTNAFEQGLEKVGPVSIGQIRRTEEGTLALEDIFLQAGPEESPILVANGNIYNVLDLQDLDLEGRIDAPASLVLTGLDASAADAFGGVEAEFALDDSAGALALTKLQARAVDTDVWRMQANIHTGDVRALDDLRADFSLGIASGADFLRALGLEPVDTGAFAFDVSARGEAGGWSGDLGLAAGTSEVKSAVTAREENDRQVLRISMVSDDLVLSDLQNAVAGLRELGKIGQQSGSSENAATPDANEVALQPLVLPEASVADEVTKDTPAADDGENKTDTSAGDLTDFDSFLRNTDLYGRLEFKKIQGVQGITSLSSDFVSEGGKARLGPVKFSYGGGVFEFEANADAMENPKYVSLSGSTSGWTLGEILKEVNVDFDADGDLSGRFNVSGNLSSATVFLETMVGTAQIEMRNGQVATSLLELAGLGVFPWLFSEELRQGYTNVVCVDIPIDINGEGVSFDAVVAETESVQLVAKGSVDLKRDTVAVRAEPRPVGKPLARSAWPFDVTGKLSDPRFKLDIGGSRSVRADGADEMPADREPCRPDIFQLR